A stretch of Microbacterium sp. 4R-513 DNA encodes these proteins:
- a CDS encoding MFS transporter produces the protein MTTTVTSPQAGAEAAAGTTPVTLTRRPGRWIDGWNPENFAFWQVEGRAIARRNLGWSIFAEFLGFIVWQLWSIVVVMLPAAGFSFTSSEAFWLISLPSLVGATMRFPYTFMVAKFGGRNWTIISAGLLLIPSILLGVVVGNPDTPFGVMLVVAALAGFGGGNFASSMANITYFFPQKEKGWALGLNAAGGNIGTAVAQFAVPIVVTVGAATTLNISLAGWMWVPLILVAILGAWRYMDNLSNAKSDAAASAAALREPHLWLLALLYIGTFGSFIGFASVFPKLIADQFPAFSTIQVGQAAVSLAFLGALVGSLARPYGGRLADRVGGARVTVGAFTVMALGALALIWTLPLENFWVFLACFLVLFGATGIGNGSTYRMIPNVFAARALATASDRLDAGVAMQRKAAAALGLISAIGAYGGFVIPQMLNLSQTTTGAYTAAFYGFVIAYAALLTLTVAVYIVPRRSLAGQRI, from the coding sequence ATGACCACGACCGTGACATCCCCCCAGGCCGGCGCAGAGGCCGCCGCCGGCACCACCCCCGTCACCCTCACCCGCCGGCCCGGCCGCTGGATCGACGGGTGGAATCCCGAGAACTTCGCCTTCTGGCAGGTCGAGGGCCGAGCGATCGCCCGCCGGAACCTCGGCTGGTCGATCTTCGCCGAGTTCCTCGGCTTCATCGTGTGGCAGCTGTGGAGCATCGTCGTCGTGATGCTGCCCGCGGCGGGCTTCTCGTTCACGAGCTCCGAGGCGTTCTGGCTGATCTCGCTCCCGAGCCTTGTCGGCGCCACGATGCGCTTCCCCTACACGTTCATGGTGGCGAAGTTCGGCGGCCGCAACTGGACCATCATCTCGGCCGGACTTCTCCTCATCCCTTCGATCCTCCTCGGGGTCGTCGTCGGCAATCCCGACACGCCGTTCGGCGTCATGCTCGTCGTCGCGGCGCTCGCAGGCTTCGGCGGGGGCAACTTCGCGAGCTCGATGGCGAACATCACCTACTTCTTCCCGCAGAAGGAGAAGGGCTGGGCGCTCGGTCTGAACGCCGCCGGCGGCAACATCGGGACGGCGGTCGCACAGTTCGCGGTGCCGATCGTCGTCACGGTCGGCGCCGCCACGACGCTCAACATCTCGCTCGCGGGGTGGATGTGGGTGCCGCTGATCCTCGTCGCGATCTTGGGCGCGTGGCGCTACATGGACAACCTGTCGAACGCGAAGTCGGATGCCGCGGCCTCCGCCGCCGCACTTCGCGAACCGCACCTGTGGCTGCTCGCGCTCCTCTACATCGGCACCTTCGGCTCCTTCATCGGCTTCGCGAGCGTCTTCCCGAAGCTCATCGCCGACCAGTTCCCCGCCTTCTCGACGATCCAGGTCGGCCAGGCCGCCGTCTCCCTCGCCTTCCTCGGAGCACTCGTCGGCTCGCTCGCCCGGCCCTACGGCGGTCGGCTCGCCGACCGCGTGGGCGGCGCGCGGGTCACGGTCGGCGCCTTCACCGTCATGGCACTCGGTGCGCTGGCCCTCATCTGGACGCTGCCCCTGGAGAACTTCTGGGTCTTCCTCGCGTGCTTCCTCGTGCTCTTCGGTGCGACGGGGATCGGCAACGGCTCGACGTACCGGATGATCCCGAACGTCTTCGCGGCGCGCGCCCTGGCGACGGCCTCGGACCGCCTCGATGCGGGCGTCGCGATGCAGCGCAAGGCCGCGGCAGCGCTCGGCCTCATCTCGGCGATCGGCGCGTACGGCGGGTTCGTCATCCCGCAGATGCTGAACCTCTCGCAGACCACGACGGGCGCGTACACGGCGGCGTTCTACGGCTTCGTGATCGCGTACGCGGCGCTCCTCACGCTCACGGTGGCGGTGTACATCGTGCCGCGCCGCTCCCTCGCCGGCCAGCGCATCTGA
- a CDS encoding DUF5979 domain-containing protein, translating to MHRSTSHPEEVPIRRRLIRLLAGGVVAALAATAGVAVAEAPQAAEAAYPDTFNPFSMNGGFTVYAREDLTMQNDETEGSLAAGGVAKTVQSPSDQYTILHVSAGTADYTLPTVDDDPTRLLVGSYSPSSSGILAITSAGTSEPTLKGDLKMVQRDGPWQAFGRADWLRLNLDASNADQTPLIDATHQDYPAHATPPATAVGSHSIYTANTGPSAVADYVETNADASYELAKDCLDGVADPTGGAGYPVGIAEDADDRIVLEPMSGEQPNVVQYADIAGASLLQFSPGPTPGVPNPLIIRVSAGTTTVTAPRVDPQGAYSPFIFWDLSEITGNVTVNAAQGRIDGSIYAPDAAVTVNAAPLDGQVLGRDVVLQGGEVHSFLFAGQIGCAADSGTFTMRKALSGIEAGDLPPGTAFTVNYTATRPDTTVVTGSLQLPASGETVAAGVQFPIGTTIEFEEIDPASVPGYSWADPVITPNPITIGVDTAEMVVENTAVLRAGTFSVRKRVIPTDPNQAPIPQAPGMVPVDWVARAGGQTIASGTLDVPLDGTVVEVGQNFPLGTRIELSEDLDAVDPPAGYHWVSTGWNPGSTFLIDRANTTTQVVLTNTLAPDGAARTVSVVKETAGPAADPLYEYAVTYNTDPAGERATQQILVGTPVTLENLESGADTLSLAELVPLLDGTPVDVADWELPVFRVTIDGVTEEYRPQNFEGAGPLETAIVDIPLPASGEVVITVGNALREGSFQLAKDFARADGAALPIPLNFSVSWTATTPTGATSEGTIVLPSDGTPVSPLDAAGLPLLFPYGTVVTYEETGVPSIPGVDWHDPVYTPAELTIGADGESVVDGTVTNSAQLADGSFLVRKVLAGIDPSELLVESFTVGYTARTVFGDVLTGSIEVPADGTAVGPVDAEGQPATFPVGTVVTLEEAPLDEADLPPAFDWSISSWSPTNTLIVQADVTPVLEVRNSAVELTHINIVKELAGDAADRVPADTVFSVDWWLNGEPQDRVFLQPGVVSETDYVPVGSIVEGREGPFPEIPGVEWGPVSWTGNDETLIPDDTGRVVMPSEAMTSGATVAFGVTNTAALAPVGAFSIAKSVVGDGAGTVPDDTRYTIEYSVDGGPVQTASLTAGEPVTVGDVPGGATLRIRETGPPAIDGVTWVAPVWSVGGTVLAADAEGWVSTRIEAGKTLVFSLVNTAHEGTLPVTGGAVSPLVALGALAVILLGLALAARRVRRT from the coding sequence ATGCACCGGTCGACCAGCCATCCCGAAGAAGTGCCGATCCGCCGCCGTCTGATCCGTCTCCTGGCGGGAGGCGTGGTCGCCGCGCTCGCAGCCACGGCGGGTGTCGCCGTGGCCGAGGCACCGCAAGCGGCTGAAGCCGCCTACCCCGACACGTTCAATCCGTTCTCGATGAACGGCGGCTTCACCGTCTATGCGCGCGAAGACCTCACGATGCAGAACGACGAGACCGAAGGCAGTCTCGCGGCGGGCGGCGTCGCGAAGACCGTGCAGTCGCCGAGCGACCAGTACACGATCCTCCACGTGTCGGCAGGCACGGCCGACTACACCCTGCCCACGGTCGACGACGACCCCACGCGGCTGCTGGTCGGCAGCTACAGCCCGTCGAGCAGCGGCATCCTCGCGATCACGAGCGCCGGGACGTCGGAGCCCACCCTCAAGGGCGACCTCAAGATGGTCCAGCGAGACGGGCCCTGGCAGGCGTTCGGGCGCGCCGACTGGCTCCGGCTCAACCTCGATGCCTCGAACGCGGACCAGACGCCGCTCATCGACGCGACGCACCAGGACTATCCGGCCCACGCGACGCCGCCGGCGACCGCCGTCGGCAGCCACAGCATCTATACCGCGAACACAGGGCCCTCCGCGGTCGCCGACTACGTCGAGACGAACGCCGACGCATCCTACGAGCTCGCGAAGGACTGCCTCGACGGCGTCGCCGACCCGACCGGTGGAGCGGGATATCCCGTCGGCATCGCCGAGGACGCCGACGACCGCATCGTGCTCGAGCCGATGAGCGGCGAGCAGCCCAACGTGGTGCAGTACGCCGACATCGCCGGCGCGAGCCTTCTCCAGTTCTCGCCCGGACCGACACCGGGCGTGCCGAACCCGCTCATCATCCGCGTCTCGGCCGGCACGACGACGGTGACGGCGCCGCGCGTCGACCCGCAGGGCGCCTACTCACCCTTCATCTTCTGGGACCTCTCCGAGATCACCGGGAACGTCACGGTGAACGCCGCGCAGGGCCGCATCGACGGGTCGATCTACGCGCCGGATGCCGCGGTGACCGTGAACGCGGCGCCGCTGGACGGGCAGGTGCTCGGACGCGACGTCGTGCTGCAGGGCGGCGAGGTGCACTCCTTCCTGTTCGCGGGGCAGATCGGGTGCGCGGCCGACAGCGGCACCTTCACGATGCGCAAGGCGCTCTCCGGCATCGAGGCGGGCGACCTCCCGCCGGGCACGGCGTTCACCGTCAACTACACGGCGACGCGGCCCGACACAACGGTCGTCACCGGCTCGCTCCAGCTTCCCGCGTCCGGCGAGACGGTCGCCGCCGGCGTGCAGTTCCCGATCGGCACGACGATCGAGTTCGAGGAGATCGACCCTGCGAGCGTCCCGGGGTATTCCTGGGCCGATCCCGTCATCACGCCGAATCCCATCACGATCGGAGTCGACACCGCCGAGATGGTCGTCGAGAACACCGCCGTCCTGCGGGCGGGGACCTTCAGCGTCCGCAAGCGCGTGATCCCGACCGATCCCAACCAAGCGCCCATCCCGCAGGCGCCCGGGATGGTTCCGGTCGACTGGGTCGCGCGCGCCGGGGGTCAGACGATCGCGAGCGGCACCCTCGACGTCCCGCTCGACGGCACCGTCGTCGAGGTCGGCCAGAACTTCCCCCTCGGCACGCGGATCGAGCTCAGCGAGGACCTCGACGCCGTCGACCCTCCGGCGGGTTACCACTGGGTGAGCACCGGGTGGAACCCGGGGAGCACGTTCCTCATCGACCGAGCGAACACGACGACGCAGGTCGTGCTCACGAACACCCTCGCGCCGGATGGGGCGGCCCGGACGGTGTCGGTCGTCAAAGAGACGGCCGGCCCCGCGGCCGATCCGCTGTACGAGTACGCGGTCACCTACAACACCGATCCGGCGGGGGAGCGCGCGACGCAGCAGATCCTCGTCGGCACGCCGGTGACCCTCGAGAACCTGGAAAGCGGGGCCGACACGCTCTCGCTCGCCGAACTCGTGCCGCTGCTCGACGGCACGCCGGTCGACGTCGCCGACTGGGAGCTGCCCGTCTTTCGCGTCACGATCGACGGCGTCACCGAGGAGTACCGGCCACAGAACTTCGAGGGCGCCGGTCCGCTCGAGACGGCGATCGTCGACATCCCCTTGCCCGCATCGGGCGAGGTCGTCATCACCGTCGGCAACGCGCTGCGTGAGGGATCCTTCCAGCTCGCCAAGGACTTCGCCCGCGCGGACGGCGCCGCGCTGCCGATCCCATTGAACTTCTCCGTCTCTTGGACGGCCACGACCCCCACCGGTGCGACATCGGAGGGCACGATCGTGCTGCCCTCCGACGGGACGCCGGTGTCGCCGCTGGATGCCGCGGGCCTGCCGCTGCTATTCCCCTACGGCACCGTCGTCACGTACGAGGAGACCGGCGTGCCCAGCATCCCGGGCGTCGACTGGCATGACCCGGTCTACACCCCGGCGGAGCTGACGATCGGTGCCGACGGCGAGTCGGTCGTGGATGGGACCGTCACGAACTCCGCGCAGCTCGCGGACGGCTCGTTCCTCGTGCGGAAGGTCCTGGCGGGCATCGATCCCTCCGAGCTCCTCGTCGAGTCCTTCACCGTCGGCTATACGGCGCGCACCGTGTTCGGCGACGTGCTCACGGGGTCGATCGAGGTGCCGGCGGACGGCACCGCCGTCGGACCGGTCGATGCGGAAGGGCAGCCCGCGACCTTCCCGGTCGGGACCGTCGTCACCCTGGAAGAGGCTCCGTTGGACGAGGCCGACCTCCCACCGGCCTTCGACTGGAGCATCTCGTCCTGGAGCCCGACGAACACGCTCATCGTTCAGGCGGACGTCACCCCCGTACTCGAAGTCAGGAACTCGGCAGTCGAGCTGACCCACATCAACATCGTGAAGGAGCTCGCAGGCGACGCGGCGGACCGCGTTCCGGCCGACACGGTGTTCTCGGTCGACTGGTGGCTCAACGGCGAACCGCAGGATCGGGTCTTCCTGCAGCCGGGCGTCGTGAGCGAGACGGACTACGTCCCCGTCGGGTCGATCGTCGAGGGCCGGGAAGGACCCTTCCCCGAGATCCCGGGCGTCGAATGGGGCCCCGTGAGCTGGACCGGCAACGACGAGACACTCATCCCGGACGACACCGGGCGCGTCGTCATGCCGTCCGAGGCGATGACCTCCGGAGCGACGGTGGCGTTCGGCGTGACGAACACGGCGGCGCTCGCGCCCGTCGGAGCCTTCTCCATCGCCAAGTCCGTCGTGGGCGACGGTGCCGGCACGGTGCCGGACGACACGCGCTACACGATCGAATACTCGGTCGACGGCGGCCCCGTGCAGACCGCATCGCTCACGGCCGGAGAGCCCGTCACGGTCGGCGACGTCCCGGGCGGAGCGACCCTGCGCATCCGTGAGACGGGTCCGCCGGCGATCGACGGGGTGACGTGGGTCGCGCCTGTCTGGAGCGTCGGAGGGACGGTTCTCGCGGCGGATGCCGAGGGCTGGGTGTCGACGCGCATCGAGGCCGGAAAAACCCTCGTGTTCTCCCTCGTGAACACCGCCCATGAGGGGACGCTGCCCGTCACGGGCGGCGCCGTCTCACCGCTCGTGGCTCTGGGCGCGCTCGCCGTCATCCTCCTCGGGCTCGCTCTCGCGGCTCGACGGGTGCGCCGCACGTAG
- a CDS encoding CbiX/SirB N-terminal domain-containing protein: protein MSRPVLVACSHGTSSEDGRRAIRALVEQVRAILPDVRVEESFVDVQQPEVADVVAEAAASVAVVVVPLLLSTGYHTRVDIARAVEPFPHAVAAPALGPHDLLALTLEERLREADVRRGDAIVLAAAGSSDPAAEVDVIAMAARLGELLGRPVSVGFAAGAEPRIGKAVETAREAGAERVVAASYVLAPGFFAEVIARSGADVVTSPLAPDLRMAALIAERYEAACAALTSPAR, encoded by the coding sequence GTGAGCCGCCCGGTCCTCGTCGCCTGCTCGCACGGCACATCGTCCGAGGACGGCCGCCGCGCGATCAGAGCGCTCGTCGAACAGGTGCGCGCGATCCTGCCCGACGTGCGAGTCGAAGAGTCGTTCGTGGACGTGCAGCAGCCGGAGGTGGCAGATGTCGTTGCCGAGGCCGCGGCATCCGTCGCCGTCGTCGTGGTGCCGCTGCTGCTCTCGACCGGGTATCACACGCGCGTCGACATCGCCCGGGCGGTCGAGCCGTTCCCCCACGCCGTCGCAGCTCCCGCGCTCGGGCCGCACGATCTGCTCGCCCTCACGCTCGAGGAGCGCCTCCGCGAGGCTGACGTGCGGCGCGGCGACGCGATCGTGCTCGCCGCGGCGGGCTCGAGTGATCCGGCCGCGGAGGTCGACGTCATCGCGATGGCCGCGCGCCTCGGCGAGCTCCTCGGCCGTCCGGTCTCGGTGGGGTTCGCCGCAGGCGCCGAGCCGCGCATCGGGAAAGCGGTCGAGACGGCTCGAGAGGCCGGCGCCGAGCGCGTCGTCGCCGCGAGCTACGTCCTCGCGCCGGGGTTCTTCGCGGAGGTGATCGCGCGTTCCGGCGCCGATGTCGTCACGTCACCGCTCGCCCCCGACCTCCGCATGGCGGCGCTCATCGCCGAGCGGTACGAGGCCGCCTGCGCAGCTCTCACGTCCCCCGCGCGCTGA
- a CDS encoding uroporphyrinogen-III synthase encodes MTEAPRPTLSAALVGCSIVIAVDRRSGELAAALERHGATVRHAPALTIVPHIDDEALIARTRELIAHPPEVVVATTGVGFRGWMEAADEAGLLDDLHAAFAGAQIVARGPKARGAIQQAGLTADWVAESETSVELGEFLLAEGVAGRRIAVQHHGSGADGLDELFEADGADVVSLTVYRWGPPPDPEVVRKSVVATGAGEVDAVLFTSAPGAFEWLEAARREGVLDDIRRLAERDRVLLAAVGPITAGPLEDEGLPPLIADRGRLGSLVRAVVTYFGGEHAPSRETTAGRLELRSSGAVLDGRFIPLSRTGVDLLGVLFDADGSVVARTALQCALPRSGDNTHAVEMAVARVREALGVPDLIKTVVKRGYRLNVLEPAGTL; translated from the coding sequence GTGACCGAAGCTCCACGCCCCACCCTGTCGGCGGCCCTCGTCGGCTGCTCGATCGTCATCGCCGTCGACCGCCGCTCCGGCGAGCTCGCCGCAGCCCTCGAGCGCCACGGCGCGACGGTGCGCCACGCTCCCGCGCTGACGATCGTGCCGCACATCGATGACGAGGCGCTCATCGCCCGCACCCGCGAGCTCATCGCCCATCCCCCCGAGGTCGTGGTCGCGACGACGGGCGTGGGCTTCCGAGGGTGGATGGAAGCGGCCGACGAGGCGGGGCTCCTGGACGACCTCCACGCCGCCTTCGCGGGCGCGCAGATCGTCGCGCGGGGACCCAAGGCCCGGGGAGCCATCCAGCAGGCGGGCCTCACCGCCGACTGGGTCGCAGAGTCCGAGACCTCCGTCGAGCTCGGCGAGTTCCTGCTCGCCGAGGGTGTCGCGGGACGCCGCATCGCGGTGCAGCACCACGGCTCGGGGGCGGACGGCCTCGACGAGCTGTTCGAGGCCGACGGCGCCGACGTCGTCAGCCTCACGGTGTACCGATGGGGTCCTCCGCCCGACCCCGAGGTGGTCCGCAAGTCGGTCGTGGCCACGGGTGCAGGTGAGGTGGATGCCGTGCTCTTCACGTCGGCACCCGGCGCCTTCGAGTGGCTCGAGGCTGCGCGGCGCGAGGGCGTGCTGGACGACATCCGCCGGCTCGCCGAGCGGGACCGAGTTCTGCTGGCCGCGGTGGGCCCGATCACAGCCGGCCCGCTGGAGGACGAGGGACTCCCGCCGCTCATCGCCGACCGTGGACGTCTCGGCTCGCTCGTGCGCGCGGTGGTGACCTACTTCGGCGGCGAGCATGCACCGTCGCGCGAGACGACGGCCGGCCGCCTCGAGCTCCGAAGCAGCGGGGCGGTGCTCGACGGACGGTTCATCCCGCTCTCGCGCACGGGCGTGGATCTGCTCGGCGTGCTCTTCGACGCCGACGGCTCGGTCGTCGCGCGCACGGCCCTGCAGTGCGCGCTCCCCCGCTCCGGCGACAACACGCACGCCGTCGAGATGGCCGTCGCCCGGGTGCGCGAGGCGCTCGGCGTGCCCGACCTCATCAAGACCGTCGTCAAGCGGGGCTACCGCCTCAACGTGCTCGAGCCGGCGGGGACCCTGTGA
- the cobA gene encoding uroporphyrinogen-III C-methyltransferase, giving the protein MTTMLGISLAGRDVLMVGGGPVTARRLQRFLDDGAAVRIVAPALCDEVRTLVDEHGLLWAPRAAEPEDVADAWLVHTATGDAQTDAEIAAVCERTRTLCVNASDGAHGSARLTAETRSGDVLVGVMSDAGVDPRRAGRLRDAIAALLREGRLPLRRHRATAAGRVDLVGGGPGPVDLITVRGRRLLAEADVVVADRLGPTDVIGELDPAVEVIDVGKRPGHHPVPQDEINRLIVEHARAGKRVVRLKGGDPFVYGRGGEEVAACLAAGVPVDVVPGLTSVVSVPQAAGIPVTHRGSAASVHVVNGQAPTTPATVAAIADPAVTTVVLMGVAALPRLVQTALDAGAPAGRPVAIVENGHTPRQRTTRTTLADAVADATAAGVSTPAVIVIGEVTRADLLLPHPELIGETAR; this is encoded by the coding sequence ATGACGACGATGCTCGGGATCTCGCTCGCCGGCCGCGACGTGCTGATGGTCGGCGGCGGACCGGTCACCGCACGGCGACTCCAGCGCTTCCTGGACGACGGCGCTGCGGTGCGGATCGTCGCACCGGCGCTGTGCGACGAGGTGCGAACGCTCGTCGACGAGCACGGCCTGCTGTGGGCGCCCCGCGCTGCGGAGCCCGAGGACGTCGCGGATGCCTGGCTCGTGCACACCGCCACCGGTGATGCGCAGACGGATGCCGAGATCGCCGCCGTATGCGAGCGTACGCGCACGCTCTGCGTGAACGCATCGGACGGCGCGCACGGCTCCGCCCGGCTCACCGCCGAGACGCGGTCGGGCGATGTGCTGGTCGGCGTGATGTCGGACGCGGGCGTGGACCCTCGCCGAGCCGGACGGCTGCGCGATGCGATCGCCGCGTTGCTGCGCGAGGGCCGCCTGCCGCTGCGTCGCCACCGCGCCACGGCGGCCGGCCGGGTCGACCTCGTCGGAGGCGGACCCGGACCCGTCGACCTCATCACCGTCCGGGGTCGGCGCCTGCTGGCCGAAGCCGATGTCGTCGTGGCCGACCGCCTCGGCCCGACTGATGTGATCGGCGAGCTCGACCCCGCCGTCGAGGTGATCGACGTGGGCAAGCGTCCCGGCCACCACCCCGTGCCGCAGGACGAGATCAACCGTCTGATCGTCGAGCACGCCCGTGCCGGCAAGCGCGTCGTGCGACTCAAGGGCGGCGACCCGTTCGTGTACGGCCGTGGCGGCGAAGAGGTCGCCGCATGCCTCGCGGCCGGGGTGCCGGTCGACGTCGTGCCGGGCCTCACGAGCGTCGTCTCGGTGCCCCAGGCCGCCGGCATCCCGGTCACCCATCGCGGGAGCGCGGCATCCGTCCATGTCGTCAACGGCCAGGCGCCCACGACCCCGGCGACCGTCGCGGCGATCGCAGACCCCGCGGTCACGACCGTCGTGCTGATGGGCGTCGCGGCACTCCCCCGGCTCGTCCAGACGGCGCTCGACGCCGGCGCCCCGGCCGGTCGTCCGGTCGCGATCGTCGAGAACGGTCACACACCCCGGCAGCGGACGACCCGCACGACGCTCGCGGATGCCGTCGCCGACGCCACCGCGGCCGGGGTCTCGACCCCCGCCGTCATCGTCATCGGCGAGGTCACCCGCGCCGACCTGCTCCTGCCCCATCCCGAACTGATCGGCGAAACTGCCCGGTGA
- the nirD gene encoding nitrite reductase small subunit NirD gives MTMADIAEKKTDAAAWVRICDLADLEIERGRAALLGDTQIALFLTHGGRVFAVSNLDPYSGAHVISRGIVGTRQDAPTVASPMYKQVFDLRTGACLDTQGKGPHALAVWPVAVRDGAVFVKEGRA, from the coding sequence ATGACCATGGCCGACATCGCCGAGAAGAAGACGGATGCCGCCGCCTGGGTGCGGATCTGCGACCTCGCCGATCTCGAGATCGAGCGCGGTCGCGCCGCTCTCCTCGGTGACACGCAGATCGCGCTGTTCCTCACCCACGGCGGGCGGGTCTTCGCCGTGTCGAACCTCGACCCCTACAGCGGAGCGCACGTCATCTCGCGGGGCATCGTGGGCACGCGACAGGATGCCCCGACCGTCGCGTCGCCCATGTACAAGCAGGTCTTCGACCTCCGGACGGGCGCGTGCCTGGACACCCAGGGCAAGGGTCCTCATGCCCTCGCCGTGTGGCCCGTCGCGGTGCGCGACGGCGCCGTGTTCGTGAAGGAAGGACGCGCATGA